One bacterium genomic window, AGCCATGAAATTTTATTCACTCGCTGTGCCACTGGTTTATATGGGCAGCAGTATCCAGGATGGTTTGACCTCGCTGGCATATGATACGGCAAAAAATAATCTGCAGGGTATTTATAAAATTCTTGTAAGATTTTCTTCCCCGGAAACCGTGATCAAGCAGACCGCGAAAATTTGGAAAACCTACCATAGCAAAGGCGCGGCTGTTTCAGAACAACTGGGTCCGCAGCAGGGCCGGTTCACACTAACCGGTTATCCGGACATCCCCGATGGTTTCGAATACATTATGGATGGTTTTATACAGGCCATGGTTGAAATGACCGGTGTCAAAACTATTGAGATTACACACAATCTCTCCAACCGCGATAGCATGACCTGGGATATTCAGTGGGAATAAAATTGATTGGGATAGGTTATTTTTTTACGCGATAATTTTTAGGGCGCGATGATCCGGCATCCCGCCCGGCATTCGCCAGGCAAGCTATTCGTGGGACATCGTTTGCAGGACAGGCCGTACCCGATTCTGTTATTTTTTCCTGAATCCAATCGGCTTGTTCTTCCGCTTCAGGGTTACCGGCAGCTTGAGCATTTCTTCGATAATAGTGTCTATTTTGGTAATACGCCTGTCGCTGGTTGCCTGTTTTGCTTCCAGGCGGTTGAGATGTTTGTAAATATCCTTATGCACACTCATCAATTCTCGTATTTTTACAAACAATCGCATAATTTGAATATTGACCTGTATGGCACGTTTACTATTCAAAACAGTAGAGAGCATAGCTATTCCCTGTTCCGTAAATACATTCGCAAGTTTTCTAACACCGCCATGGTTTTTTTTTGAAGTTCCAGTTTGGAACATCAAGTTCATTTCTTCCTTATTGAGTTGAAACATAAAATCATCCGGAAACCTATCGATATTTCTTTTTACCGCCTTATTTAAATTCCTCGTCAACACACCATATAAAATAGCTAAATCTTTATCCAACATCACCTTCTGCCCGCGAATAACATAGATCTTTTCCCGAATCAATTCCAGAGATAGTTGCAATTCTTTTTCAGTCATCATATCCTCCAAAAAGTATTTGAAGAATTAGACTGATTTCCGGAAGATTTCATGCATGGAAAAAAACGAAAAGAAATAAAAGCTTATTACCACGGAGAACACAGAGTTCACGGAGAAACCCAAAGACAACAATCAATATCTTTTAGGGTTAAAATCACAAAAACCATTTTGCCTTTACTCCTTTACCCTATTCGTGCCTTTTTAATGTCCATTCGTGGAGAGTTTTTTGCTTTTACGCTTTTGACTTTTCCCTACTTTGCCTTTCTCCGTGAACTCTGTGTCCTCCGTGGTGAGCAGCATTTAATCATTTGAAGTTAGCGCCTTTAATATCTTCTCCTTCATCTCCCGCAGCTCAAACGGCTTGGACAAACACCACATCGCCCCAGCCGCCTTGGCTTCCCGCTCCAGATCGCGGTTCAGTACTGCTGTATAGAAAATCACCTTGGGTTTGTGCTTCATAGCCCGGACCGCCTTAATCACCTCAATCCCGGTCATGCCCGGCATGGAGTAATCCGTGATCACCAGATCCACCTTCCAGCGGTCCATAATTGCCAAAGCCTCCTCCCCATTCCGGGCGGTTTTCACGGCATACTCGCCCTCCAACGCCGTACGGAGGACTTCTAAAAGAAGCCATTGATCATCAATGATGAGAACATTAGGCATCCGGGCCTCTTCCTCACTCTTTTTCAGGCCGATCTTTTTTTGAGTAGACTATTGTCTCTATGTCGCCAAGAAAGACAATAGTCTACTAGCTTTTAATTGTCAAGTCGCTTTTACTGGAGATATTCCAATCATTCGGAGATTTCAATGAGCGAGATTTCGATGGACCCCATGGTCGCCAGGTTTCTGGAATTGATCAAAGAAACCCGGGAAAAGAAGAAAATGACACGTGAACAACTCGCTGCCAAAGCCAAAGTTCATAAAACGACAATTGGGTTGTTGGAAAGAAAACGGAGGATTCCTACCTTGCAGATTGCAAATCAGATAGCCAAAGCATTGGGATTGAGTTTGTCGAAGATGGTGAAAAAAGCTGAGTAATATTCAACTAATGATTTCTATAAATCCACTAACCTCGCTGGAGGTGAGACGTGGCACGGA contains:
- a CDS encoding helix-turn-helix domain-containing protein, with the translated sequence MSEISMDPMVARFLELIKETREKKKMTREQLAAKAKVHKTTIGLLERKRRIPTLQIANQIAKALGLSLSKMVKKAE
- a CDS encoding response regulator yields the protein MPNVLIIDDQWLLLEVLRTALEGEYAVKTARNGEEALAIMDRWKVDLVITDYSMPGMTGIEVIKAVRAMKHKPKVIFYTAVLNRDLEREAKAAGAMWCLSKPFELREMKEKILKALTSND
- a CDS encoding DUF2378 family protein; protein product: MALCKAAGVIHTRTLLRAKGEKTEHYFLDQLTSEEKNLYQTAMPVSMLPLETAMKFYSLAVPLVYMGSSIQDGLTSLAYDTAKNNLQGIYKILVRFSSPETVIKQTAKIWKTYHSKGAAVSEQLGPQQGRFTLTGYPDIPDGFEYIMDGFIQAMVEMTGVKTIEITHNLSNRDSMTWDIQWE
- a CDS encoding ORF6N domain-containing protein; its protein translation is MTEKELQLSLELIREKIYVIRGQKVMLDKDLAILYGVLTRNLNKAVKRNIDRFPDDFMFQLNKEEMNLMFQTGTSKKNHGGVRKLANVFTEQGIAMLSTVLNSKRAIQVNIQIMRLFVKIRELMSVHKDIYKHLNRLEAKQATSDRRITKIDTIIEEMLKLPVTLKRKNKPIGFRKK